A window from Thermosipho africanus Ob7 encodes these proteins:
- a CDS encoding ABC transporter substrate-binding protein produces the protein MKKLLAFLMVVFAVVLFAADPNTLVDATIGEPDTLDPHLAYDTASGEVIYQVYENLIQYKGSSLNEFEPRLATEVPTVENGLIRDGGKTYVFPIRKGVKFHNGNDLTPEDVEYSFERALLYNPSGGPVWMLWYSIFGTWDVTMFVEDLTGKSWDELFDEEGNPVPGAEEVFKQVYDAVDKAIEVDGDNVVFHLARPYAPFLNVIAQGGSWGAILDKEWCIEIGLWDGQPTTWWKWHDQGKEESPLFTQMNGTGPYKFVEWDRAQQKVILEANENYWREPAKIKRVIIWGIDEYSTRKAMLEKGDADIAYIPTQYLDQVRGNPDIEIIEGLPTLSVTVLGFNWTIKEGSKYVGSGKLDGNGIPLDFFSDVHARKAIAHVINYDALINEVLKGFGKRVPTALPEGLLGFDPSLPLYDFNLFKARQELMQAWNGEAWKKGFKFSVAYNLGNEARQRTAEMVKMYLEMLSPKIKVDVVGLQWPTFLDATKRGELPIFILGWLADFPDPDNFIFTYYDSKGDYSSRQGAKFREFVSTPMEELGGKSLDELIEQAAAETDAAKRAELYAQVQKFVVKYAISVPLYQPIGVRVHRKWLKGWYPNAMRPGDDYYAYWFEGKE, from the coding sequence GTGAAAAAACTTTTAGCATTTTTGATGGTAGTATTTGCGGTAGTATTATTTGCTGCCGACCCAAACACTTTGGTAGACGCAACTATTGGTGAGCCAGATACTCTTGACCCACATCTTGCATACGATACAGCTAGTGGTGAGGTTATTTATCAAGTATATGAGAACCTTATACAATATAAAGGTTCCAGCTTGAACGAATTTGAACCAAGGCTTGCAACAGAAGTTCCAACAGTTGAAAATGGACTCATAAGAGATGGTGGAAAAACATACGTATTTCCAATCAGAAAAGGAGTTAAATTTCATAATGGAAATGATTTAACTCCAGAAGATGTTGAATACAGTTTTGAAAGAGCACTTCTTTACAATCCATCTGGGGGACCAGTATGGATGCTTTGGTATTCAATTTTTGGAACATGGGATGTTACAATGTTTGTTGAAGACTTAACAGGAAAATCATGGGATGAATTGTTTGATGAAGAAGGAAATCCAGTACCTGGAGCAGAAGAAGTATTTAAACAAGTGTATGATGCAGTTGACAAAGCAATTGAAGTAGACGGAGACAATGTTGTATTTCATCTTGCAAGACCATATGCACCATTCTTGAACGTAATTGCACAAGGTGGAAGTTGGGGAGCAATACTTGATAAAGAATGGTGTATTGAAATAGGACTTTGGGATGGGCAACCAACCACATGGTGGAAATGGCATGATCAAGGAAAGGAAGAATCACCATTATTCACACAAATGAACGGTACAGGTCCATACAAATTTGTAGAATGGGATAGAGCACAACAAAAAGTAATACTTGAAGCAAATGAAAATTATTGGAGAGAACCTGCAAAGATTAAGAGAGTAATTATATGGGGTATTGATGAATATTCAACCAGAAAAGCAATGCTTGAAAAAGGTGATGCAGATATTGCATATATTCCAACACAATATCTTGACCAAGTAAGAGGAAATCCAGATATTGAAATAATAGAAGGATTACCAACATTGTCAGTTACAGTTCTTGGATTTAACTGGACAATTAAAGAAGGAAGCAAGTACGTTGGTAGTGGAAAGCTTGATGGAAATGGAATTCCATTGGATTTCTTCAGTGATGTTCACGCAAGAAAAGCTATTGCACACGTAATTAACTACGACGCACTTATTAATGAGGTATTAAAAGGATTTGGTAAGAGAGTACCAACAGCATTGCCAGAAGGTCTTCTTGGATTTGATCCTTCACTTCCATTGTATGATTTCAATCTCTTTAAAGCAAGACAAGAATTAATGCAAGCATGGAACGGAGAAGCATGGAAAAAAGGATTCAAATTCTCAGTTGCATATAACTTAGGAAACGAAGCAAGACAAAGAACAGCAGAAATGGTAAAGATGTATCTTGAAATGTTATCACCAAAGATTAAGGTTGATGTTGTTGGTTTGCAATGGCCAACATTCTTAGATGCAACAAAACGTGGTGAGCTTCCAATATTCATTCTTGGATGGCTTGCAGACTTCCCAGACCCAGATAACTTCATATTTACATATTATGATTCAAAAGGTGACTACAGTTCAAGACAAGGAGCAAAATTCAGAGAATTTGTAAGTACACCTATGGAAGAACTTGGTGGAAAGAGCTTGGATGAATTAATTGAACAAGCAGCAGCTGAAACAGATGCAGCAAAAAGGGCGGAGTTATATGCACAAGTTCAAAAATTTGTTGTAAAGTATGCAATTAGTGTACCACTTTATCAACCAATTGGAGTTAGGGTTCACAGGAAATGGCTCAAAGGTTGGTATCCAAATGCAATGAGACCAGGTGATGATTATTACGCATACTGGTTTGAAGGAAAAGAATAA